In Leptospira licerasiae serovar Varillal str. VAR 010, the sequence AAACCGGACTCTTGGACTAAACCTTCTTGGATCAACTCTTGGATACGTTTTATATTGACCTTACTCCAAATACTCCCTCTTTTTCTGGGGGTAAAGCGGGCAGAATAACTGTCTTCGTCTATTCCCTTTCTGATCCCATCTATCCAACCGAAACATAATGCTTGGTCTATCGCTTCTCCGTAAGAAATTCCTTTTTTAGAGGATTTCGTTTTATAGAACCCTAAAAGAAGTTCGGATTCTTTATTATGATTTTTGGAAAGCCAGGAACGGAATTCCTTTCCGGTCTTAAAGAACTTTGGTGTCATTAGGAATTTCTACTTGGCAGAAGTTTAAAGTGTATATAACTTTATGAAAGTTATTTTCGGTAGGTAGTATGAACATAGTAGGCTCCAGGTCCATTTTTTTTAGCTTTTTGACTGCGGTCGTATTATTACAGAACTGTCTGACTTCTTCCGCAAATATCCAGGACTATAAGGAACATTTTATCGGTAATGATCCAAAAGATCTTTCTTCGGAGATCCCAAAGGGAAAGGTAAGAGCGGTATTTTTAGGGACCAGCTCCATTCTGTTAGATGACGGCGAAACCCAGATCTTAACGGATGGATTTTTTTCCCGACCTTCCCTCTTACATACTATGTTCTCGAAAATTTCTTCCGATGAACAGGAGATCAAATACGTTATGCTTCTTGCAGGCATTAAACGTTTAAAGGGAATTTTCGTATGCCATTCCCATTACGATCATTCTATGGATTCTCCTTTTATTGCCAAGGAGACCGGAGCAAAGTTATATGGCTCTCTTTCCACAATTCAGATCGGAAAGGGGGGAGGGGTTCCGGAAGAACAGCTGGTATTATTCCAACCCGGCAAAAAGATCCAGATCGGTAAATTTAGGATCACTGTGCTGAATTCAAAACATACTCCTCCTTTTCAAATTTTAGGAAAAACGAATGCAGCGGACCCTAACAGACCGGATTTAACGGAAGCTCTGTCTCAACCTGCTAAGGCGGAGGATTATATAGAAGGTGGGACCTACGACTTTTTTGTGGAACATGGAAAACATTCTATCTTGATCAAAGGAAGTACGAATTATGTAGAGAACGCTTTGGACGGCCTAAAGGCTGATATCCTATTCTTAGGGATTGCAATGCTTGGCAAACAAGAAGAAGATTTTAAGGCTAAATATTACGAAGAAACCGTTGCGAAAACTTCACCCAAGATGGTAATTCCCGTACATTGGGATAATTTTTTTAAACCTTTAAGTGAACCCTTGGAGCCTAACTTGAGCTTGGGA encodes:
- a CDS encoding YdeI/OmpD-associated family protein, translating into MTPKFFKTGKEFRSWLSKNHNKESELLLGFYKTKSSKKGISYGEAIDQALCFGWIDGIRKGIDEDSYSARFTPRKRGSIWSKVNIKRIQELIQEGLVQESGLQAFHSDKKKTAQYSFEQSEIKLPSPYKRQFQENTKAWEFFKNQAPYYQRTSIWWVISPKKEETRLKRLDILIFDSKSQKRIDAVTWKKKETKEAD
- a CDS encoding MBL fold metallo-hydrolase — encoded protein: MNIVGSRSIFFSFLTAVVLLQNCLTSSANIQDYKEHFIGNDPKDLSSEIPKGKVRAVFLGTSSILLDDGETQILTDGFFSRPSLLHTMFSKISSDEQEIKYVMLLAGIKRLKGIFVCHSHYDHSMDSPFIAKETGAKLYGSLSTIQIGKGGGVPEEQLVLFQPGKKIQIGKFRITVLNSKHTPPFQILGKTNAADPNRPDLTEALSQPAKAEDYIEGGTYDFFVEHGKHSILIKGSTNYVENALDGLKADILFLGIAMLGKQEEDFKAKYYEETVAKTSPKMVIPVHWDNFFKPLSEPLEPNLSLGDDVKTGMEYLIRKTSENGIQFKILRGFESILLF